One Fusobacterium nucleatum genomic window carries:
- the radC gene encoding DNA repair protein RadC, translated as MNGKDSQGHRERIRKKFLNNGIDGFAEYEILELLLTYCIPRKDTKPIAKELLNKFKSLDNVFKADLDKLSAINGLGKNTIAFLKLIGDLPSIIYKDELKNKKLVDKETLKISNKDVLLKYLRNKIGYEEIEKFYVLYLSSSNEVIEFEENSVGTLDRSSVYPREIYKKIINLNAKSVILAHNHPSDNITPSKCDIELTNEIAKGLKNFGALLIEHIIITKNSYFSFLEEGLI; from the coding sequence ATGAATGGAAAAGATAGTCAAGGACATAGAGAAAGAATTAGGAAAAAATTTTTAAACAATGGAATTGATGGCTTTGCAGAATATGAAATCTTAGAATTATTACTTACTTATTGTATACCAAGGAAAGATACAAAGCCAATAGCCAAAGAGCTTTTAAATAAATTTAAAAGTTTAGATAATGTATTCAAAGCAGATTTAGATAAATTATCTGCTATTAATGGTTTAGGAAAAAATACTATAGCTTTCCTAAAATTAATAGGGGATTTACCAAGTATTATATATAAAGATGAATTAAAAAATAAAAAATTAGTGGATAAAGAAACATTAAAAATTTCAAATAAAGATGTTTTATTAAAATATTTAAGAAATAAAATAGGATATGAAGAAATAGAAAAATTTTATGTACTTTATTTATCAAGTTCTAATGAAGTAATAGAGTTTGAAGAAAATTCAGTTGGAACTTTGGATAGAAGTTCAGTCTATCCAAGAGAAATATATAAAAAAATTATTAATTTGAATGCTAAATCAGTAATTTTAGCACATAATCACCCTTCAGACAATATTACTCCTTCCAAATGTGATATTGAGTTAACTAATGAAATAGCAAAGGGACTTAAAAATTTTGGAGCATTATTGATAGAACATATAATAATAACAAAAAATTCCTATTTCAGTTTTTTGGAAGAAGGGTTAATATAA
- the cobT gene encoding nicotinate-nucleotide--dimethylbenzimidazole phosphoribosyltransferase produces the protein MKDKNSLFNLINEIKPIDKEATKKAQIELDRKMKPKDSLGVLEDICKKVAGIYGYPLKKLEKSCHIVVAADNGVIEEGVSSCPIEYTPIVSEAMLNQIACIGIFTKNLGIDLNVVDIGMKNDIKRDYPNLIHKKIRRGTSNFYKERAMSFNECLEAIFTGIDLINEKSKDYDIFSNGEMGIANTTTSSALLYSITRKNIDDVVGRGGGLSDDGLNKKKRIIIEACERYNTFEMDAIEMLAAVGGFDLACMLGMYIGAALNKKLMLVDGFISSVAALLACSLNKNIQDYLLFTHKSEEPGVNIILEYLKEKTFLNMNMRLGEGTGAVLAYPIIDCAIEMINTMRSPEEVYNLFNK, from the coding sequence ATGAAAGATAAAAATTCTTTATTTAACTTAATAAATGAAATAAAGCCTATTGATAAGGAAGCTACAAAAAAAGCTCAAATTGAACTTGATAGAAAAATGAAACCCAAGGATAGTTTAGGTGTTTTAGAAGATATTTGTAAAAAAGTTGCGGGAATTTATGGTTATCCCTTAAAAAAATTAGAAAAAAGCTGCCATATTGTAGTTGCTGCTGATAATGGAGTTATTGAAGAAGGAGTTTCATCTTGTCCTATTGAATATACTCCAATAGTTTCTGAAGCAATGTTAAATCAAATAGCTTGTATAGGAATATTTACAAAAAATTTAGGCATAGACTTAAATGTTGTTGATATTGGAATGAAAAATGATATTAAAAGAGATTATCCTAACTTAATTCATAAAAAAATTAGAAGAGGAACAAGCAATTTTTATAAAGAAAGAGCTATGTCATTTAATGAATGTTTAGAAGCAATTTTTACTGGTATAGATTTAATCAATGAAAAGTCAAAAGATTATGATATATTTTCAAATGGTGAAATGGGTATAGCTAATACTACAACAAGTTCAGCACTTTTATATTCAATAACAAGAAAGAATATTGATGATGTTGTTGGTAGAGGTGGAGGACTTTCAGATGATGGCTTGAACAAAAAGAAAAGAATTATAATTGAAGCCTGTGAAAGATACAATACTTTTGAAATGGATGCTATTGAAATGTTAGCAGCTGTTGGTGGCTTTGACTTAGCTTGTATGCTAGGAATGTATATAGGAGCTGCACTTAATAAAAAGCTTATGCTTGTTGATGGTTTTATCTCATCAGTTGCAGCATTATTAGCTTGTAGTTTAAATAAAAATATTCAAGATTACTTATTATTTACTCACAAAAGTGAAGAACCAGGAGTTAATATAATTTTAGAATATTTAAAAGAAAAAACATTTCTAAATATGAATATGAGATTGGGAGAAGGAACAGGAGCAGTTCTTGCTTACCCTATTATCGATTGTGCAATAGAAATGATAAATACTATGAGAAGTCCAGAAGAAGTCTATAATTTATTTAATAAATAG
- a CDS encoding histidine phosphatase family protein translates to MGKLILIRHGQTEMNAQSLYFGKLNPPLNDLGICQAYQVKEKLLNIDYDMIYSSPLERAKQTAEICNYLDKEIIFDSNLEEINFGIFEGLTFKQISEKYPDEVKKMEEDWKAYNYITGESPKEMFERTVSFLKTLDYTKTNLIVAHWGIINCIISYFVSGSLDSYWKFEIKNGAVVIFEGNFEFSYLTKLD, encoded by the coding sequence ATGGGTAAATTAATTTTAATAAGACATGGTCAGACAGAAATGAATGCACAAAGTCTATATTTTGGTAAGTTAAATCCTCCTTTAAATGACTTAGGAATATGTCAAGCTTATCAAGTAAAGGAAAAACTTTTAAATATAGATTATGACATGATTTATTCCAGTCCTTTAGAAAGAGCAAAACAAACAGCAGAAATTTGTAACTATTTGGATAAGGAAATAATATTTGATTCCAATTTGGAAGAGATAAACTTTGGAATTTTTGAAGGTTTAACTTTTAAACAAATATCTGAAAAATATCCTGATGAAGTAAAAAAAATGGAAGAAGATTGGAAAGCATATAATTATATAACAGGAGAAAGTCCAAAAGAAATGTTTGAAAGAACAGTTTCATTTTTAAAGACTTTAGATTATACAAAAACTAACCTTATTGTTGCACACTGGGGAATAATTAATTGTATAATAAGTTATTTTGTTTCAGGAAGTTTAGACAGTTATTGGAAATTTGAAATAAAAAATGGAGCTGTTGTAATTTTTGAAGGAAATTTTGAATTTAGTTATTTAACAAAATTAGATTAG